A window of Dehalogenimonas sp. WBC-2 genomic DNA:
GAGCTTTGATATTGGAGGCAAATTCGCTGACGTGTCCAGGAGTCAACTCATATTCGGGGATAGCGCTAATTTCAGTCATGATTCCGCGCCTTGGTGTTTAATCTCAGATAGAATCTTATTGTGAACGAGGCCCAGTACTATATCCTTAGTACGATAGACAAATATTAAACTAGTACTGGTTTTTTGTCAATAATATGCGGCTACAAAACACTGTTTCCCAAGAACTTCAACAGGTATCCGGATTCCAGGTGATAACCGGATTCTCTGTAGTAGCCCCGTGCGCCGATGCCGGATAACACGGCCAGCCATGACACATCAAACTCATGACGAGCAATCCGCTCGGCTTCCAATAAAAGGTGACGGCCATAACCACGGTGCTGAGCGCTGCTATCATCGCGTTGCCCTATTTCAAGTTCGGCACCATAGACATGAAGCTCACGCACCAGCGCAACGGCTCCATGAACTGAATTTAAGCCCAATGGTTTATCATCTTGAATTCTTAAGCGCAAAAGTCCAAATAGCGTACTATTATCGTCCTCATAGGACAAAAAGAGCTCCTGACCGTCTCCCGCTTCATATTCTAAGCGCCGTAATGAAGGAGTCCCGATTGAAGCTTTTTGTCTTACCCGATGACCATACTCACGGCACCGGATACAGCGGCAGGCAGAGCCTTCCCGGGTCAGACGCTCCTGAACGGCATCCCGCATAGAATTTTTCAGACCGCCGACGATGTACTCCGCCGGAATATCGCGTAGCACTCTGGAAATACGTACATAGGGTGGTACGATCTTCTTCATTTCTGCGATGAGAGCGGTCATAACCTCGTCTGAATAGGGTCTGTAACGTCCATTACACTGCCATTTCTCCAGTTCTGTGCCCTCAACTACCATCGTGGGATAAATCTTTAATCCGTCGGGGCGATACGAAGGATCTTCAAATAGTTGCCGGGTAAGTTCAAGATCATGTTCCGGATTAGATCCAGGTAATCCCGGCATCCAATGATAATGAACTTTCAGGCCAGCGTTCCTCAGCCTGCGAGTAGCATCGGTAACGGCGGCAGTATTATGACCACGACGAACGATCTCGTAAATGTTATCGTCGAGGGTCTGAACGCCCAACTCCACCCTGGTCGTACCCCATCTGGTCATCCGGTCGATATCGTCATCATCACAGACATCAGGCCGGGTTTCTATACACAAACCCACAGCACGATCGGCCGCAGTTTCGTTGAAGCTTTGCGCTTCGGCCAGGGTTTCGCTTTCATAACCATTAAGAGCATCAAAGCAGGCTTTGATGAAGCCGTTTTGATATTCGACAGGTGTGGACAGAAAAGTACCACCCATTATGATAAGCTCTACTTTATCCGTCGGATGGCCCATGTCTTTTAATATCCGCAGGCGCAGAGTCACCTGCTTGGCCGGATCATAGTCCCGGGTGGCAGCCCGCAGCACCGCTGGAGAATGGGGTGTGTAACTCCGAGGCGTATCGGCGAAATCCGGGCAATAGATGCATTGACCGGGACAGGGCGCCGGCCGGGTCACAACAGCTATGGGAGTAACGCCGGAAATTGTCCGGGTAAGCTTTTTCATCTATACTCCATTATATCTTAATTTCTCAATCGATGGAAGATTATGTCAATTGATTCGCAGCCTGATTTCGACCAAATTGCCGCGGGTTGGTACAGTTTCCGGCATCACACTATCTTCAAAAAAGAATTAACCGAACTTTCGGCGCGCTGGAAAACCGGCAAACTGCTTAATGCGGGCTGTGGTCACGGCGCCGATTTCCTGCCGTTTGAAAATACGTTCGACCTTTACGGTATTGATATCTCTTCGGAGATGTTGAAATTCGGGGAGAAATTCGCCAGGAAGCACACTTTCAAAGCGGAACTCAAACAGGCAGACATGCGCTCCATCCCCTACCCGGACGAATGTTTTGACAACGCCATCGTGGTGGCCAGTTTGCATCACGTCAAAACCAGGTCAGGACAACTCAAAGCCCTCGCCGAAATACGAAGAGTGCTCAAACCAGGCGGCGAAGCTTTTGTGACCGTTTGGAATGCCACCCAACCGCGTTTCTTTTTCACCAGACGCGACACACAAATACCCTGGCGCCAGGGCGCCGACACCATCTTGCGCTATTATCATCTCTTCACCTACGGTGAGATCCAACGGCTGGCCAAATCCGCCGGGTTCGACATCATCTATTGCAGGCCGGAGTCCCGCTACAACTTTCCTTTTAAATATTTTTCCCGAAATATCTGTCTGCTGCTTAAAAAGCCAAGCTAAGTCGATTTGTTCAACGTGCCTCAAACTGCTAACATTTAGAGGTCAATCAAACCGGCAAAAGGAGCCAAAGCATGCTGGTCAATATTACATGCCCCAAGTGCAACACTAGCGGCGGATTTTCCATCAGCGACGAGCGCTACATCGGCCCGTACCGGTGCTGGAAATGCCGCGCCGCCATGAAGATCCATCTGGAGAAGAACAGCCTTGAGAGCTGCGAACTGATGACCGAAGAAGAATTCGGCAAATTTGAGCAGGAGATGGAAATCCGGCGCCGCGCCCGCGGCGGCAAATAATCCACGAGAGTCCCCATGAAAAAGTCTAGAGACGAAGCCCATCTGCCTGATGCGGGCCATTTGAGGCGTAATCACTGCTGTTCTGCGTAATAAAATCATCAAGGAGCTTTAGTTATGCCGGTAGTTATTGTGGAAATGCATGAAGGACGCACCATTGCCCAAAAAAAACAGCTTGCCGCAGGTATCACCGCAGAATTTGAAAAGATCGGCACCGCTCCTGAGAAGGTGACTATCATCTTCAAAGACGTCCCCAAATATAATTGGGCCAGCGGGGGCAAGCTGGCGGCCGAATCCGGAATCAGACCTCTTTAGCTTCAAGCTCAAGCGCCTGCCGAGCCGCAGCGATTTTGGCGCAGCACTCTGGAGACGTGGCATCGTCCAGGGTCATGATCAAGGCATCCTCGCGGTTGTCGGTGTAATACGCCCGCCTCACGCCCTTACCAACAAAGCCGTATTTGAGGTACAGCCGCTGCGCCTCATAGTTGGATACTCGAACCTCAAGGGTAATGCATTCGGATTGCTGTTTTATGGCCTCATCCATAAGAGCCAGAAGCAGGAGTTGACCTAAACCCTGCCGCCGGCGCTCACTTTTTACCGCCAGACTGATAATATGTGCCTCAGAAGCCATGATCCAGAAACCGGCAAAACCGATGATCTTTCCTTTATGGTTGCTGCTATGATCCGGCATCAGCCATTTTTTTACCCTGCCCGGAAGCCCGGTATTTTCGGGAATACTTTCTTCATCCGGCGAAGCAGGAATGTTCTCAACGGCGACAATATAGTGAGCCAGCAGATTATCCAGTTCACGCTGATAATTCATCGGGGGCCACATGGTGGGAAAGGCCTCCCGGTCAATAGCGGTAACCTGGGCAATATCGTCGCGGCACATCCGCCGTATTATATATGGCATGATTACTCCTGTGCCTGCCATTTTAGCACAGGAGCGGCACACGGAAAATAGTTTATTTGTGTCGGCAGGATATTGAGCAACAAGTTCCGAACCATAAAAAAGTAAAAAATATCAAATCCAAAAGGGCAAAGGGTGAACCGGCGAATTGTTTTGACACAAATAGCTGTTTTTTGGCACCTGAAGTTTTGATTCAAAGCAACAATTCGGCTCTCAATCTTCGGTGAGGTCATCTCTTGTGGTTTGTGCTCCGGAGTTGACTGCCAACAATTCCGAATCATGCCCGAAGCGCTCGTACTCACTATA
This region includes:
- a CDS encoding histone acetyltransferase ELP3 family; this translates as MKKLTRTISGVTPIAVVTRPAPCPGQCIYCPDFADTPRSYTPHSPAVLRAATRDYDPAKQVTLRLRILKDMGHPTDKVELIIMGGTFLSTPVEYQNGFIKACFDALNGYESETLAEAQSFNETAADRAVGLCIETRPDVCDDDDIDRMTRWGTTRVELGVQTLDDNIYEIVRRGHNTAAVTDATRRLRNAGLKVHYHWMPGLPGSNPEHDLELTRQLFEDPSYRPDGLKIYPTMVVEGTELEKWQCNGRYRPYSDEVMTALIAEMKKIVPPYVRISRVLRDIPAEYIVGGLKNSMRDAVQERLTREGSACRCIRCREYGHRVRQKASIGTPSLRRLEYEAGDGQELFLSYEDDNSTLFGLLRLRIQDDKPLGLNSVHGAVALVRELHVYGAELEIGQRDDSSAQHRGYGRHLLLEAERIARHEFDVSWLAVLSGIGARGYYRESGYHLESGYLLKFLGNSVL
- a CDS encoding ribosomal-protein-S18-alanine acetyltransferase — encoded protein: MPYIIRRMCRDDIAQVTAIDREAFPTMWPPMNYQRELDNLLAHYIVAVENIPASPDEESIPENTGLPGRVKKWLMPDHSSNHKGKIIGFAGFWIMASEAHIISLAVKSERRRQGLGQLLLLALMDEAIKQQSECITLEVRVSNYEAQRLYLKYGFVGKGVRRAYYTDNREDALIMTLDDATSPECCAKIAAARQALELEAKEV